Below is a window of Tolypothrix bouteillei VB521301 DNA.
AATTCTTGGTGTTCCCTCAGACTATCGTCTGGGTATTGTTCCTGCTTCCGATACAGGCGCAGTGGAAATGGCAATGTGGTCATTGCTGGGAAAGCTTCCCTTGGACATCTTGGCGTGGGAAAGTTTTGGTCAGGAATGGGTGAAAGATGTCGTAGATGAGCTAAAGTTACCTGATGCTCGCATTATGAAGGCACCCTATGGTAGTTTACCCGATTTACATCAAGTTGATTTTAGTCATGATGTGGTGTTTTTGTGGAACGGGACAACGTCTGGTGTAAGGTCACCTAATGGTGATTGGATAAAAGACGCTCGCCAAGGGCTGACGATTTGTGATGCGACTTCTGCTGTATTTGCAATGGATATCCCTTGGGAAAAGCTTGATGTCGTCACCTATTCTTGGCAAAAGGTTTTGGGTGGAGAAGCACAGCATGGAGTCATTGTGCTTTCACCACGCGCAGTAGAACGTTTGGAAAGTTACGAACCAGATAGACCCATACCAAAAATTTTCCGTCTTGCCCAAAAAGGTAAGTTGATTGAAGGAATCTTTAAAGGAGACACTATCAATACCCCATCAATGCTGTGCGTGGAAGATGCACTTGATGGTTTAATCTGGGCGGAAAGTATTGGTGGGCTTCCAGGACTGATTCGCCGCAGTGAAGCCAATCTCGCTGCGATCGCCCGTTGGGTTGAGAAAAGCAGTTGGGCTGCATTCCTTGCTGAGAATCCCGAAATTCGCTCCTGTACTTCTATTTGCTTGAAAATCAAGGATGCTTGGTTTGGGACTTTAAGCTTGGAAAAACAAGCAGAATTTGCCAAAAAACTGGCTAAAGTTCTGGAACAAAAAGAGGTCGCTTACGATATTGCATCCTATCGTTCCGCTCCTCCTGGAATTAGAATTTGGGGTGGTGCAACGGTAGAAACTTCGGATATCGAAGCCTTGTTACCTTGGTTGGATTGGGCTTTTGCTACAGTTAAAACTGAGTTTGAGAAACCTGTAGCAGTTTAAGCGATCGCACGATGGCAATGTTAACTACCCACACTATACACGAAGTGTTGGTGTGGGCTTGAAACAACCATATGAGACTAGCCCACGAGACTTGTTTTGTTAAGAACTTCTGAATATTTCCCTAGTTCGGATTATGTATGTGTGATTCGTTCACTAGAAATGAGTATATATAACTAGGCTTGGCTAAAGACAAGAAGAATAAGGACGCCACTCAAATTAAGCGCAATTCCTTCCGACACCGAATCAAAGATTACGGTGTGGAACTCCTTACGGTTTTAGTTGATGATAAGATAAAAATCCTGACTTCTTCGGAAGCTAAGTTCTTAAAAGAAAAGTCGATTGTCTCAAAAAATATAGATTTTGGGTTTATGAGTAAAGGGACTTTATTTGACAAGGTGTGGGACGCACATACGGTTGGTATACTTCCTTCAGGGCATACGCAACTCTTTATTGGATTGCACTTAATTCATGAAGTGACCAGTCCTCAAGCCTTTGCTATGTTACGGGAACGAGGTCTGAAGCCACTCTTTCCAGAACTGACTGTCGCTACTGTAGATCATATTGTCCCTACAGACAATCAAGCACGTCCTTTTGCTGATAGCTTAGCAGAAGAAATGATGCGATCGCTAGAGCAAAATTGTCAAGAGAATGGTATAAAATTTTATAATATTGGTTCTGGAAGTCAGGGTATTGTTCACGTGATTGCTCCAGAACTGGGATTAAGCCAACCGGGAATGACGATCGCTTGCGGAGATAGCCACACATCCAGTCACGGTGCATTTGGAGCGATCGCATTTGGGATTGGAACCAGCCAGGTACGGGACGTTTTAGCTTCCCAAACCTTAGCCCTATCAAAGCTGAAAGTCCGGAAAATCGAAGTCAACGGCACTTTAAAACCAGGTGTTTATGCCAAAGATGTCATTCTCCACATTATCCGCACACTTGGAGTTAAAGGCGGTGTAGGATATGCCTACGAGTATGCAGGCACGACTTTTGAGCAAATGAACATGGAAGAACGGATGACCGTTTGCAATATGTCCATAGAAGGTGGTGCTCGTTGCGGCTACGTCAATCCGGATCGAATCACTTACGATTATCTTAAAGACAGAGACTTTGCCCCCAAAGGAGAAGATTGGGATAAAGCCGTGGCTTGGTGGAATTCCATCCGCAGTGACGCCGATGCAGAATACGATGATGTCGTTGTCTTCGATGCTGCTGAGATTCCCCCCACCGTTACCTGGGGGATCACACCCGGTCAAGGGATAGGAGTGAACGAACTCGTACCCACCCCCGAAGAACTGCCAGAACAAGAACGGTTCATAGCTGAGGAAGCTTACCAGTATATGGATCTGATTCCAGGCGCACCTATTAAGGGAACGAAAGTTGATGTTTGCTTCATTGGAAGCTGTACTAACGGACGCATTAGCGATTTGCGAGAAGCGGCTAAAATTGCTAAAGGTCGTCAAGTCGCACAAGGCGTGAAAGCTTTTGTTGTCCCAGGTTCGGAAAGGGTAAAGCAACAGGCTGAAGGTGAAGGTCTCGATAGAATCTTTTTAGAAGCGGGATTTGAGTGGCGCGAACCGGGATGTTCAATGTGCCTTGCGATGAATCCCGACAAGCTTCAGGGAAGGCAGATCAGTGCATCTTCCTCCAATCGCAACTTCAAAGGAAGGCAAGGTTCTGCTTCCGGTCGGACTTTGTTAATGAGCCCCGCAATGGTTGCTACCGCAGCGATTAAAGGGGAAGTGTTTGACGTGCGGGAAATGCTGTCCTGATGGGGAGTAGCGATTGGAGACTGCGGACTTACCTCCTTCCCAGGCTGAGCCTGGGAATGCCTGAGAAGAGGCTCCGCCTCCCGATCTAGCTCACACGCGAGGCAGAGCCTCGCAATCTGCATTCCCAGCCAGAGACTGGGAACGAGAGGAATCCAAAATCCAAAATCTAAAATTCAAAATTCTTTTATGGTAAGTGAAGTCAAACTAGTTTCAGGACGGGGTATTCCTTTAGTAGGCAATGATATCGATACAGATCGCATCATTCCCGCCAGATATTTAAGGTGTGTCACCTTTGATGGATTGGGCGAACACGTATTTGCTGATGACCGTACAGTCTTAAAAGGACAGCACCCTTTTGACCAGCCTCAGTACAAAGGAGCCAATATTTTGGTAGTAAACCGCAACTTTGGTTGCGGTTCATCACGGGAACACGCACCACAAGCCCTTGCCAAATGGGGCATTCAAGCGGTAGTTGGTGAAAGCTTTAGTGAAATCTTTTTTGGGAATTGTGTTGCTATAGGAATTCCTTGCGTGACTGTTGATACAGAAACTGCTAAAGAACTGCAAGAGAAGCTTGCTGCCAATCCTCAAGTCACCATCTCAGTGAATTTGGAAAGCTTGCAGATTCAGTGCGGTGACTTCTCAGCTTCCGTTTCAATCAATGAAAGCACCAGAAATATGTTTTTATCTGGAAGTTGGGATGCTTGCGGTCAGCTAGTGGCGAACAAAGACCAAATTCGGGCAACAGCAACAAAACTACCTTATACCAGTTGGCATCAGTCAGTTGCAAGTTAGTCAAAACCTTCTGAAGACGCGTCATGGCGCGTCTCTACATTTTTCTTCGTGTCCTTTGCGACGCCAGGTGCTTCAACGGGGGGCTTTGGGGTCCCCACTTTGTGGGGTTGGGGGGAAACCCCCCTACGGGTTCACCAGTCCCCAGGGCGCGGGAAACCCGCCTCCAGGGCTGGATTCACCGCAACGCACTGGCTCGTCTTTGCGGTTCATTTAAATAGATAATCCTTAGGCTGGAAGAGAATACTTATAGTTGTATCATTCGCTGGTTTGATTTTAACAGTTGCAAGGTTGGCTTGAATTTAAAGTTAAAAACTCAAAGTCACCCATGATTGATATTGACGGTTCCTATGGAGAAGGCAGAGGACAGATACTCCGTACTTCTCTCAGTTTATCTGCCATCACCGGTCATCCAATCCGGATAAATAATATCCGTGCTGAACGCGATAAACCATGGCTAGCCGCACAACACCTAACATCGGTTCGTTCTACAGCAACGATTTGTGGTGCTAAAGTCCGTGGAGATGCAATGGGTTCAATGACTTTGGAGTTTATTCCCGGTAGTACCGTACAAGTAGGAAATTATACTTTTGACGTGAGCGAGGCACGGGAAGGTGGTTCCGCTGGTGCTGTTGGTATGGTGTTACAAACTGTACTGTTACCTTTGGTGCTTGCAAATGGCAATTCCCATGTAATACTCCGGGGCGGAACCCATGTTAATTACAGCCCCTCAATGACTTGGACAACCATTGTGTATACTGCTGCTTCAACTCCGATTTTCTTTTACCGCACTATCGCCTCACTGTTTAACCATATCTCCAACTAAAACGCCTGGGTATAAAGAGGTAATTTGATAAAAACTTACTTATACCAATTCTATGTGAAGTTGCACATTATTGCCCTCACATTAGAAATGTGGAGCTATACAAACAAAGCCTGCCTTCGCAGGCTAATTGTATGCATCTTCATAGAAAATTGGTATTAAATGATTTACGTCAAAAAATCTAATCAACTCAATTGCCAACATCTCTAAGGAGATTGTGATAGGCTGTTTCTCTATCTTTTAAATACCGATATTCTTCCTTAATTCTTCTGAACTGTGCATCTATTGCTTGTATATTAAGTTTTAAATCGTTATCTAACAGTACATCTATCTCGCAAGCTGCTATCTCACTGCTCATCAAAATCTCTCCAATAAAATTGTGATAAAAATGCTGTAATTCTTTTCCTTTAGTAATTAAACTCTCAATTTGAGAAAAGGATTTTTGATACACCTTTAGTTGATTGCTATAGATGTCTGAGGAGGTTGCCATCAATGTGGTTATTTTTTGTATCTTGTCTCTTTGAGAGCACAACTTCTTAATTTCTTCTTCAAGATGAAAGTACTCATTCACTAGAGGTACGATTTCTTGGTAGCCTCTCAGTCTTATCTTATCTTGAGTCCTAAGTTTAGATAAAACTGGAACGCGAACACGTCTAATATTAAACGTTTCTTTAGTGTAAAAGATATATTCACCATCATTATAAGTAATACAAATAACAGAAGGGCTTAGCTCAGTCCAATTAACTTGATAAAGGATACCAAATTTTAAATGTTGGTGCTTGGAGCCAACGCTTGAATGAGGAACTCTCAAGACACCAAGGCGTTTAATTTGCCATACCTTTTGAATGGGATATAGGAAAAAATAGTATAGTCCACCTAGTCCGAGCAGAATCAGGATGAGTGACATAGAATCTATGTTTGCATCTGTTAGATAGTGTAATTATAGTCGAATGTTACAGAGACACAAAGAAAACAAGCCCCATTGCCTTCTTTTTTGTTCCTTTAATTCCACATCAGGAACTCTTTGTCCTGATAGTACGTGTACTGTTTATCTTTCGACTCAAAGTATTTTTCAACTGTTGTTTTTGTAGCAATAGCACTTTCCAACTCATGACCCCCACTCATTCATAAACGTTCTCTCACCCAGTTATTGATAATTAGGTTGTGGAAAAAGCAACGCTATTTCAAACCCTTGAACTTTGTTCCATTC
It encodes the following:
- the leuC gene encoding 3-isopropylmalate dehydratase large subunit, with the translated sequence MSKGTLFDKVWDAHTVGILPSGHTQLFIGLHLIHEVTSPQAFAMLRERGLKPLFPELTVATVDHIVPTDNQARPFADSLAEEMMRSLEQNCQENGIKFYNIGSGSQGIVHVIAPELGLSQPGMTIACGDSHTSSHGAFGAIAFGIGTSQVRDVLASQTLALSKLKVRKIEVNGTLKPGVYAKDVILHIIRTLGVKGGVGYAYEYAGTTFEQMNMEERMTVCNMSIEGGARCGYVNPDRITYDYLKDRDFAPKGEDWDKAVAWWNSIRSDADAEYDDVVVFDAAEIPPTVTWGITPGQGIGVNELVPTPEELPEQERFIAEEAYQYMDLIPGAPIKGTKVDVCFIGSCTNGRISDLREAAKIAKGRQVAQGVKAFVVPGSERVKQQAEGEGLDRIFLEAGFEWREPGCSMCLAMNPDKLQGRQISASSSNRNFKGRQGSASGRTLLMSPAMVATAAIKGEVFDVREMLS
- a CDS encoding phosphoserine transaminase, with protein sequence MSEHLSIPTIKPNLPHFSSGPCAKRPGWSVEKLANACVGRSHRSTDGKAKLAEVIERSKKILGVPSDYRLGIVPASDTGAVEMAMWSLLGKLPLDILAWESFGQEWVKDVVDELKLPDARIMKAPYGSLPDLHQVDFSHDVVFLWNGTTSGVRSPNGDWIKDARQGLTICDATSAVFAMDIPWEKLDVVTYSWQKVLGGEAQHGVIVLSPRAVERLESYEPDRPIPKIFRLAQKGKLIEGIFKGDTINTPSMLCVEDALDGLIWAESIGGLPGLIRRSEANLAAIARWVEKSSWAAFLAENPEIRSCTSICLKIKDAWFGTLSLEKQAEFAKKLAKVLEQKEVAYDIASYRSAPPGIRIWGGATVETSDIEALLPWLDWAFATVKTEFEKPVAV
- the leuD gene encoding 3-isopropylmalate dehydratase small subunit encodes the protein MVSEVKLVSGRGIPLVGNDIDTDRIIPARYLRCVTFDGLGEHVFADDRTVLKGQHPFDQPQYKGANILVVNRNFGCGSSREHAPQALAKWGIQAVVGESFSEIFFGNCVAIGIPCVTVDTETAKELQEKLAANPQVTISVNLESLQIQCGDFSASVSINESTRNMFLSGSWDACGQLVANKDQIRATATKLPYTSWHQSVAS